A part of Candidatus Moraniibacteriota bacterium genomic DNA contains:
- a CDS encoding flippase-like domain-containing protein: MSTNIRKRLSFFLKLLVSGGFVLWLVWRINWGEVFRRISEVDLPFLALYIGILLSGIAISSKKWQTIACAKGFNRPYRDFFRAYLTGTFINNFLPSTIGGDTYRTLWLGKQEGRLSPALSTALFDRFTGIWAAMVFAILFSLFHLKLVFANPFWLFLDVAILCSLSFDFALPVLRKFRMLRVLLGKLPERMQRLVREVMSYPFRRTTVPVLGWSLLFNLVGVGLANLVLFRALGGEVHTIEYLGVIFLVTIVSNIPISINNIGVKEWAYATFFGYLGTSVEAAVAVAVTSRFIQMIVSFSAIPFYLRSRDILGRDAE; encoded by the coding sequence ATGAGTACCAATATCCGAAAGCGACTTTCGTTTTTCCTGAAGCTTTTGGTATCGGGAGGATTCGTCTTGTGGCTTGTATGGCGAATCAATTGGGGAGAAGTATTTCGGAGAATCTCAGAGGTAGATCTTCCGTTCCTCGCTCTTTATATCGGTATTCTTCTTTCGGGTATTGCGATATCGTCGAAAAAGTGGCAAACGATTGCTTGTGCCAAGGGATTCAATCGACCGTACCGCGATTTTTTTCGCGCGTATCTTACGGGTACATTTATCAATAACTTTTTGCCTTCGACGATTGGCGGTGACACTTATCGGACACTGTGGCTTGGGAAGCAAGAAGGAAGGCTTTCACCAGCGCTCTCGACAGCCCTCTTTGATCGGTTTACGGGTATTTGGGCAGCGATGGTATTTGCGATTCTCTTTTCTCTCTTTCACCTGAAGTTGGTGTTTGCAAATCCATTTTGGCTTTTTTTGGATGTTGCGATTCTCTGTTCACTGTCTTTTGATTTTGCATTGCCGGTATTGCGGAAATTTCGTATGCTCCGTGTCCTCCTTGGGAAATTGCCAGAACGGATGCAACGTCTGGTGCGAGAAGTGATGAGCTATCCGTTTCGCAGGACGACTGTTCCTGTGCTTGGGTGGTCGCTTCTCTTCAATCTCGTTGGGGTGGGACTGGCGAATCTGGTTTTGTTTCGAGCGCTAGGGGGTGAAGTGCATACTATTGAGTACCTCGGCGTGATTTTCTTAGTGACAATTGTTTCGAATATCCCCATTAGTATCAATAATATCGGCGTTAAGGAGTGGGCGTATGCCACGTTCTTTGGATACCTTGGTACCTCGGTTGAAGCAGCTGTCGCTGTCGCTGTGACGAGTCGATTTATACAAATGATAGTAAGTTTCTCTGCAATTCCGTTCTACCTTCGCTCCCGAGATATTTTGGGGCGGGATGCGGAGTGA
- a CDS encoding glycosyltransferase family 2 protein has translation METDSRVRYSVVVPIYNEEGNVEELHRRIKASLEKLGGSYEIIFVDDGSKDATLEKCHSLSPLTLVVFRKNFGQSAAFDAGFKRATGDIVITMDGDLQNDPADIPLLLAKLDEGYDVVSGWRVKRQDSLSKKVFSRGANILRKVLIHDEIHDSGCSLKAFRKECFEDFDLFGEMHRFIPALLEIKGFRVAEVPVSHHPRVHGVTKYNWKRSVKGFVDMLAVWFWRKYSHRPVHLFGGGGFLLSVLGSGILLWMFVDKVFFGASLSERIWPMIGIFLLLAGIQLFIFGLMTDMMVRAYYRSHNAMNYAIKTVIERQ, from the coding sequence ATGGAAACAGATTCGCGGGTGCGGTATTCTGTCGTGGTGCCGATATATAACGAGGAGGGGAATGTTGAGGAGCTTCACCGGCGCATCAAGGCGTCGCTTGAGAAGCTTGGCGGTTCGTACGAAATTATCTTTGTCGATGATGGGTCGAAGGACGCGACACTCGAGAAGTGCCACTCTCTTTCGCCGCTTACGCTTGTCGTTTTTCGCAAGAATTTCGGACAGAGCGCGGCATTTGATGCGGGGTTCAAGAGGGCAACGGGCGATATTGTCATCACGATGGATGGTGACTTGCAAAACGATCCGGCGGATATCCCGCTTCTTTTGGCAAAGCTCGATGAAGGATATGATGTGGTGTCCGGGTGGCGGGTGAAGCGGCAAGATTCTCTCAGTAAGAAAGTTTTTTCGCGGGGCGCGAATATTCTTCGGAAGGTTCTCATCCACGATGAGATTCACGATTCGGGATGTAGCCTCAAAGCGTTTCGGAAGGAATGCTTTGAGGATTTCGACCTTTTTGGCGAGATGCACCGATTTATTCCGGCGCTTCTCGAGATCAAGGGCTTCCGTGTTGCGGAGGTGCCTGTCTCACACCATCCGAGAGTTCACGGTGTTACCAAATACAACTGGAAGCGAAGCGTAAAAGGATTTGTCGATATGCTCGCGGTGTGGTTTTGGCGGAAGTATTCGCATCGTCCGGTACATCTCTTTGGCGGCGGCGGATTCTTGCTTTCGGTATTAGGGTCGGGGATTTTGCTTTGGATGTTTGTCGACAAAGTGTTTTTTGGGGCGTCACTTTCGGAGCGTATTTGGCCGATGATTGGCATCTTTTTGCTTCTTGCGGGTATTCAGTTGTTCATCTTTGGGCTCATGACGGATATGATGGTTCGCGCGTATTATCGAAGTCACAATGCGATGAATTATGCAATTAAGACAGTCATTGAGAGACAATAA
- the dnaK gene encoding molecular chaperone DnaK, whose translation MAKILGIDLGTTNSAMAFVEGGAPTIIENKEGNRTTPSMVAVSKTGERLVGLLAKRQGVTNPENTLFSIKRLIGRRFDDEEVTRDQKTLPYKIVKAGEGVKVVMGGKEYSPQEVSAMILQKLKTDAEDRLGEKITEAVITVPAYFDDSQRKATKEAGEIAGLNVRRIINEPTAAALAYGFNKKQDEKIAVYDLGGGTFDISILEVAADTVEVRSTNGDTHLGGDDFDQKVIHWILDEFKKQEGIDLSKDPLALQRIKESAEKAKIELSTAQDTEINQPFITSDTSGPKHLVMKLTRAKLEELVHDLVVATLAPVKQALKDADMTAKDINEVVMVGGMTRMPLVIKTVEEFFGKKPDISVNPDEVVAIGAAIQGGVLEGSVKDVLLLDVTPLTLGIETLGGMRTPIIDANSTVPISQSKTFSTAADSQPSVEIHVLQGERETAADNKSLGRFILDGIPPAPRGVPQIEVAFDIDANGILSVTAKDKATNKTQSIRIESSTGLSKEEIERMKKDAELHAEEDKHKKELVEARNMADSLVYTTEKAIRDAGDKVTAEEKKPVEEAIEELNKVKNGDDLEVIKKASQTLSEAAQKIGEKLYKASQESETPPTSESGEAPKAEGTPESPKDAEVEDGKKE comes from the coding sequence ATGGCAAAGATACTGGGTATAGATCTCGGGACGACGAACTCGGCGATGGCATTTGTGGAAGGTGGGGCACCAACGATTATCGAAAACAAGGAAGGGAATCGCACAACACCGTCAATGGTCGCCGTATCGAAGACGGGTGAACGGCTTGTGGGACTCTTGGCAAAGCGACAGGGCGTGACGAATCCGGAGAATACGCTGTTTTCGATTAAGCGACTTATCGGGCGACGATTTGACGATGAGGAAGTGACGCGCGATCAGAAGACGCTTCCCTACAAAATCGTGAAGGCTGGCGAAGGTGTGAAAGTCGTGATGGGTGGTAAGGAATATTCGCCGCAGGAAGTATCGGCGATGATCTTGCAAAAGTTGAAGACCGATGCTGAAGATCGATTGGGAGAAAAAATAACCGAAGCGGTTATAACGGTACCCGCATATTTCGATGATTCACAGCGCAAAGCAACGAAAGAAGCGGGCGAAATCGCAGGGCTCAACGTGCGTCGCATTATCAATGAACCGACGGCAGCGGCACTTGCCTATGGATTCAACAAAAAGCAAGATGAGAAGATTGCAGTGTATGACTTGGGAGGTGGTACATTTGACATCTCTATACTTGAAGTTGCGGCGGACACGGTTGAGGTGCGATCCACCAATGGCGACACGCACTTGGGCGGTGATGACTTTGATCAGAAGGTGATTCACTGGATACTTGACGAATTTAAGAAGCAAGAAGGTATCGATCTCTCCAAAGATCCGCTCGCGCTCCAGCGTATCAAGGAGTCGGCAGAGAAGGCAAAGATTGAACTTTCGACCGCGCAGGACACGGAAATCAATCAGCCCTTTATTACCAGTGATACTTCTGGTCCGAAGCACTTGGTCATGAAATTGACACGAGCAAAGCTGGAAGAACTGGTGCATGATCTTGTCGTTGCAACACTTGCCCCGGTGAAGCAGGCGCTCAAAGATGCCGACATGACGGCGAAGGATATCAATGAAGTTGTGATGGTGGGAGGTATGACGCGTATGCCGCTCGTCATCAAGACGGTTGAAGAATTTTTCGGCAAGAAGCCGGATATTTCTGTGAACCCGGATGAGGTAGTGGCAATCGGTGCAGCGATCCAAGGGGGTGTGCTCGAAGGATCAGTGAAAGATGTGCTCCTCCTCGATGTGACGCCTCTCACGCTTGGTATCGAAACCTTGGGCGGGATGCGAACCCCGATTATCGACGCCAATTCGACCGTGCCTATTTCGCAGTCCAAGACGTTCTCGACGGCAGCTGATAGTCAGCCATCGGTTGAGATACATGTGCTCCAGGGCGAGCGCGAGACTGCGGCGGACAACAAGTCGCTTGGGCGGTTCATTTTGGACGGTATTCCACCGGCGCCTCGCGGCGTGCCGCAGATCGAAGTTGCCTTTGACATCGATGCTAATGGTATTCTCTCGGTGACCGCAAAGGATAAGGCGACCAATAAGACGCAGTCTATCCGTATCGAATCTTCAACCGGACTCTCAAAAGAAGAAATTGAGCGTATGAAGAAAGATGCGGAGCTTCATGCTGAGGAAGACAAACACAAGAAGGAATTGGTCGAGGCGCGCAATATGGCGGATAGCCTTGTTTATACGACCGAGAAGGCGATACGCGATGCAGGAGACAAAGTGACAGCAGAGGAAAAGAAACCTGTCGAAGAGGCAATCGAAGAGCTCAACAAGGTGAAAAACGGTGATGATCTCGAAGTGATCAAGAAAGCCTCGCAGACACTTTCCGAAGCCGCGCAGAAAATCGGCGAGAAACTCTACAAGGCTTCGCAGGAATCGGAAACGCCTCCCACATCAGAGTCGGGAGAGGCACCGAAAGCCGAAGGCACTCCCGAATCTCCGAAGGACGCCGAGGTAGAAGATGGAAAGAAGGAATAG
- a CDS encoding ATP-dependent Clp protease ATP-binding subunit, protein MKTPRNTFEEPIFFEKLSLNARKILRASIDIARGSSAKEVEPRHLLTAILVEKGSLGNTLLDKFGIRLEETHDKTGSISAAKTSPTREEPSLSKKTRDIIASAFLLANRFSYPYVGSEHFVHALIESHDPDIEPLLSLHRESTNQKAQKKTSSDTPLDIPELPGFSRMMDLPDIGFVSDRSASQSDTPSLNEYGFPLGDNASKRTYRTRATEIESILRTLGRKTKSNPLLIGDPGVGKTTIVEAVAERLTKGLAGPAFRDAKVILLDLPALVAGTSFRGEFEARLKEIVREAREHPNIILFLDEIHTLVGAGNASGGLDAANILKPALSRGDIRCIGATTSAEYKRHIEKDPALERRFQPIRIAEPSAKATLDMLEESRRDYETHHHIAIGKDALRAAVTLSIRHMPARFLPDKAFDLLDEAASLLRRRTLTTDDAEQYATLSLAHEKVSAFKNQLIKDRNFEEAKTLRIEEASLENQLRELSREEELRGKTQSVTLSEAVVAETVALMTETPLEKILGTKSDTLTTLLPKLSDKISGQEAALTTLSRSIIRSRLGLRDHSHRPSGSFLFLGPSGVGKTLTAKTLAETLFATKHSFIRFDMSEFRERHTMAQMIGSPAGYIGFGEGGKLTEHLRRHPASIVLFDEVEKAHPDVLNLLLQILEEGILTDAEGRQAHFSESIVILTSNIGTESFLKEKHFGFGDKITPSFESLQEEALRELKHSLRPELLARLDHTIVFRPLDKTSLSKIATQELDHLTENMKRQNIRLRKALGLAEFIGAKSSEESGGARAVRKVIGTLIEDPIADLLITAKRTPKGISLSLPASRDRITMKVTS, encoded by the coding sequence ATGAAAACCCCTAGAAACACCTTCGAAGAGCCAATTTTCTTTGAGAAACTCAGTCTCAATGCGCGGAAAATCCTCCGAGCGTCGATTGATATTGCTCGCGGAAGCAGCGCCAAAGAAGTCGAACCACGGCATCTCCTCACAGCAATCCTCGTCGAGAAAGGCTCGCTCGGCAATACCCTCCTCGACAAATTCGGCATCCGCCTCGAAGAGACTCACGATAAGACAGGGAGCATCTCTGCCGCAAAGACATCCCCGACTCGAGAAGAACCTTCACTCTCAAAAAAAACGCGAGATATCATCGCAAGCGCATTCCTTCTTGCTAATCGCTTTTCCTACCCCTATGTCGGGAGTGAGCATTTCGTACACGCACTCATCGAATCGCACGACCCGGATATTGAGCCGCTTCTCTCTCTCCATCGAGAGTCGACCAATCAAAAGGCACAAAAAAAGACCTCGTCGGACACGCCGCTCGATATTCCAGAGCTCCCCGGATTCTCTCGAATGATGGATCTTCCCGACATCGGCTTCGTTTCAGATCGATCAGCGTCCCAATCAGACACTCCTTCTCTCAATGAATACGGGTTCCCTCTCGGCGACAATGCTTCCAAGCGAACATACCGTACGCGCGCAACAGAAATAGAAAGCATACTCCGCACCCTCGGACGGAAGACCAAGAGCAATCCTCTCCTCATTGGCGATCCCGGAGTCGGAAAAACCACCATCGTGGAAGCAGTCGCCGAGCGCCTCACCAAAGGTCTCGCCGGTCCAGCATTTCGCGATGCCAAAGTGATACTCCTTGATCTTCCCGCACTTGTCGCTGGAACGAGCTTCCGTGGTGAATTCGAAGCACGACTCAAAGAAATTGTCCGAGAAGCGCGCGAGCATCCCAATATCATTCTCTTCCTCGATGAAATACACACCTTGGTCGGAGCCGGCAATGCAAGCGGCGGACTCGATGCGGCAAATATATTGAAGCCCGCGCTCTCTCGTGGCGACATACGATGTATTGGGGCAACCACCTCCGCCGAATACAAGCGTCATATCGAGAAAGATCCCGCACTCGAACGACGATTCCAGCCAATTCGAATTGCCGAGCCATCCGCCAAAGCAACACTCGATATGCTCGAAGAAAGTCGCCGAGACTACGAAACACACCATCATATCGCCATTGGAAAGGACGCTCTTCGCGCCGCAGTCACACTCAGTATCCGTCACATGCCCGCTCGTTTCCTTCCCGACAAAGCATTCGACCTCCTCGACGAAGCCGCTTCACTCCTTCGCCGCCGCACACTCACCACCGACGACGCCGAACAATACGCCACCCTTTCTCTCGCACATGAGAAGGTCTCAGCATTCAAGAACCAACTCATCAAAGATCGCAATTTTGAAGAAGCAAAAACTTTGCGTATCGAAGAAGCTTCTCTCGAAAACCAACTTCGAGAACTTTCTCGTGAAGAAGAACTGCGGGGAAAAACGCAAAGCGTCACTCTCTCGGAAGCTGTCGTCGCCGAAACCGTCGCGCTCATGACAGAAACGCCACTCGAAAAAATACTCGGCACAAAAAGTGACACACTCACGACACTCCTTCCGAAACTTTCCGACAAAATTTCCGGTCAAGAAGCGGCGTTAACAACTCTCTCTCGGAGTATCATCCGCTCTCGACTCGGATTGAGAGACCACTCGCATCGCCCCTCTGGGTCATTTCTTTTCCTCGGACCCTCCGGCGTCGGAAAAACACTCACAGCAAAAACGCTCGCCGAAACACTCTTCGCCACCAAACATTCCTTCATTCGTTTCGACATGAGTGAATTCCGAGAACGGCACACCATGGCACAAATGATTGGATCGCCTGCCGGATACATCGGTTTCGGCGAAGGCGGCAAACTCACTGAGCATCTGCGTCGTCATCCAGCATCCATCGTCCTCTTTGATGAAGTCGAGAAGGCGCACCCAGATGTACTCAATCTCCTCCTACAGATTCTCGAAGAAGGCATCCTCACCGACGCCGAAGGACGACAGGCGCATTTCAGCGAGAGCATCGTCATTCTTACATCGAATATCGGCACAGAATCATTTCTCAAGGAGAAACATTTCGGCTTCGGCGACAAAATAACTCCTTCATTCGAATCCCTCCAAGAGGAAGCACTTCGCGAACTCAAACATTCACTTCGCCCGGAGCTCCTCGCTCGTCTCGATCACACCATCGTCTTTCGTCCACTCGACAAAACATCGCTCTCAAAAATAGCCACCCAAGAACTCGACCATCTCACAGAAAACATGAAACGCCAAAATATCCGACTCCGAAAAGCACTCGGACTCGCCGAGTTTATTGGCGCAAAAAGCTCCGAGGAATCCGGTGGCGCACGAGCCGTTCGGAAGGTCATTGGCACCCTTATCGAAGATCCAATCGCCGACCTGCTTATTACCGCAAAGCGCACCCCAAAAGGAATCTCCCTCTCTCTCCCTGCGTCCAGAGACCGCATAACGATGAAAGTAACGTCATGA
- the pilM gene encoding type IV pilus assembly protein PilM yields MFGINKPYFLGIDFGTSYIKAVELTLRKGLPELVNYGYIEMSFTEGKNAALAAQSPEKSIHDYLRALLKSLSPKAKAINMALPGFSGLITLIELPEMEAKELDQAIQFEAHKYIPAPLEDVAFSWEVISRNGKSGDVSEKKTMEVLLVAALKKEVSKFERYIDGIGMPVDLLELEIFSLARAVSGDKVGSSLIVDIGSRATNLVLVRDGDVRLNRSLNTGGNEITSTLSEGLGISWERAEELKCGTKDFLTQPESALVFSTLDVITSEVRRIFTMYAAKEGSDALREIILSGGTAKMQGLPAYLTNLFHVPVSIADPWQGIQVADALRPVVGKLGPSFAIAVGLALGGVDRYRKK; encoded by the coding sequence ATGTTTGGCATCAATAAACCCTACTTTCTCGGTATCGATTTTGGAACATCGTATATTAAAGCCGTCGAATTGACTCTTCGCAAGGGTTTGCCTGAGCTAGTCAATTACGGCTATATCGAGATGAGTTTTACAGAGGGAAAGAACGCTGCTCTTGCAGCGCAGTCGCCAGAGAAGTCAATTCATGATTATCTCAGAGCGCTTTTGAAGTCGCTTTCGCCAAAAGCAAAGGCAATTAATATGGCGTTGCCTGGGTTTAGCGGACTCATCACACTTATTGAATTGCCAGAAATGGAGGCTAAGGAACTTGATCAGGCGATTCAGTTTGAGGCACACAAATATATTCCGGCACCTCTTGAAGATGTAGCTTTCAGCTGGGAAGTGATTTCGCGGAATGGGAAGAGTGGTGATGTGTCCGAAAAAAAAACCATGGAGGTATTGCTTGTCGCAGCATTGAAAAAGGAAGTATCAAAATTTGAACGATACATTGATGGTATAGGTATGCCTGTGGATCTCTTGGAGTTGGAGATCTTTTCTTTGGCACGAGCAGTCTCTGGTGATAAGGTTGGTTCTTCGCTCATTGTTGATATTGGATCGCGCGCTACAAATCTCGTTCTTGTTCGAGATGGAGATGTTCGATTGAATCGGAGTCTCAATACGGGTGGCAATGAGATTACCTCGACCCTTTCGGAAGGACTGGGTATTTCGTGGGAACGTGCCGAAGAGTTGAAGTGTGGCACAAAAGATTTCTTGACACAACCTGAATCGGCGTTGGTCTTCTCGACACTCGATGTCATTACGAGTGAGGTACGGCGTATCTTTACGATGTATGCGGCAAAGGAGGGTTCGGATGCGCTTCGCGAAATTATTCTCTCGGGAGGAACAGCGAAGATGCAGGGGCTTCCGGCGTACCTCACAAATTTGTTTCATGTGCCCGTATCAATCGCGGATCCATGGCAGGGTATTCAGGTTGCAGATGCGCTTCGTCCAGTGGTTGGGAAATTGGGACCTTCTTTTGCGATTGCTGTTGGACTCGCGCTCGGAGGCGTTGACCGGTACCGAAAAAAATGA
- a CDS encoding UDP-glucose/GDP-mannose dehydrogenase family protein, with product MKLTFVGAGYVGLVSGACMAEIGHTVVCADVDAKKIAKLKRGGIPIYEFGLEELVKENVRQGRLSFTTDIGKAIRESDAVFSGVGTPPDPKTGEADLQYVFAVAETFGKNLNGYKVLVNKSTVPVGTADRVREIVAQSSDGTQEFDVVSNPEFLREGTAVKDFLNPDRVIVGTESERAWAIMERIYRPVARAGRPIIQTDVKSAEIIKYASNSFLATKISFMNEIANFCAIVGGNAKEVARGMGFDTRIGSRFLSAGIGYGGSCFPKDVKALLHTGHEHGYDFTILEAVRAANEKQKLLPIGFLKKSLKTLKGKRIAIWGLSFKPRTDDVREAPALLIIETLLKSGASVTVFDPVATENAKTVLKSNARLKFAKDQYAATDGADALVIATEWDEFRTADFADLQKRMRGTVIVDGRNIFRRTEAEAAGFTYYGVGV from the coding sequence ATGAAACTCACGTTTGTCGGAGCGGGATATGTTGGACTGGTGTCGGGAGCCTGTATGGCAGAGATCGGGCATACGGTTGTGTGCGCGGATGTGGATGCGAAGAAGATTGCAAAGTTGAAACGCGGTGGGATTCCTATTTATGAATTTGGGCTTGAAGAATTGGTGAAAGAGAATGTTCGACAGGGGCGACTTTCTTTTACGACCGATATCGGGAAAGCGATTCGTGAATCGGATGCGGTTTTTAGTGGAGTGGGGACGCCACCGGATCCTAAGACGGGAGAAGCAGACCTTCAGTATGTGTTCGCGGTAGCGGAAACATTTGGCAAGAACTTGAACGGCTACAAGGTGCTCGTGAATAAGTCGACGGTGCCGGTTGGGACAGCGGATCGTGTGCGCGAGATTGTGGCGCAGTCGAGTGATGGAACGCAGGAATTTGACGTGGTGTCGAATCCGGAATTTTTGCGCGAGGGAACAGCGGTCAAGGACTTCTTGAATCCCGATCGCGTTATTGTCGGGACGGAATCGGAGCGTGCTTGGGCTATCATGGAGCGAATCTATCGTCCTGTCGCGCGTGCAGGGCGCCCTATCATTCAGACGGATGTGAAGAGTGCGGAGATTATCAAATACGCCTCCAATTCGTTCCTGGCGACGAAGATTTCCTTCATGAATGAAATCGCGAATTTCTGCGCGATTGTGGGTGGCAATGCCAAGGAAGTGGCACGCGGTATGGGATTTGATACGCGAATCGGTTCGCGGTTTCTTTCGGCGGGTATTGGCTATGGTGGATCGTGCTTCCCTAAGGATGTGAAGGCGCTTCTTCATACTGGTCATGAGCATGGCTATGATTTTACAATTCTCGAAGCAGTTCGCGCGGCAAATGAGAAACAAAAACTTCTGCCAATCGGGTTTCTGAAAAAGTCACTCAAAACATTGAAAGGAAAAAGAATCGCGATTTGGGGTTTGTCCTTCAAACCGCGTACTGACGATGTGCGCGAGGCGCCAGCACTCCTCATCATCGAGACATTGCTCAAGAGCGGCGCCTCTGTAACGGTCTTTGACCCGGTTGCGACTGAGAATGCAAAGACAGTGCTCAAAAGCAATGCTCGGCTCAAATTTGCCAAAGATCAATATGCAGCAACAGATGGCGCGGATGCGCTCGTCATCGCGACGGAGTGGGACGAATTTCGCACGGCGGACTTTGCCGATCTCCAGAAACGCATGCGGGGTACGGTCATTGTCGATGGTCGCAACATCTTCCGACGAACCGAAGCTGAGGCAGCCGGATTTACGTATTATGGGGTAGGAGTGTAA
- a CDS encoding glycosyltransferase family 4 protein — MKILIHNYEYPPLGGGAGNATEYMLREFSAFPDMEIVLVTSSVDDVHRTEYPAPNVRIERLPVGKKDGARDLHFQSKANLLEYSWKSWIFSRKLLKRETFDCMHAFFSVPSGFVMRLLSMEFHIPYIVSLRGSDVPGYSERFKNLYLFLRPVTRFIWRNAAQVIANSEGLRTLALLTESSRDILVVRNGVDIKEFFSVPRNYSSDISEPFQVLAIARLTPRKGLRSLLEAMRMLKTSEERKFLLDIAGDGHERESLEAFVVEHNLSDRVRFVGRVPHSEIVPLYHRAHVYVLPSLNEGMSNNVLEALACGLPIITTDTGGTRELVEDGVNGCIIRMRDSQHIAEKIAFLASHPEEAKRYGEESRRRAESLGWSEVAKSYRRAYEDAITSKS, encoded by the coding sequence ATGAAAATTCTCATTCACAATTATGAATACCCGCCGCTCGGCGGGGGAGCGGGGAATGCGACGGAATATATGCTCCGAGAATTTTCGGCGTTTCCGGATATGGAAATCGTGCTTGTGACATCGTCGGTCGATGATGTGCATCGGACGGAATATCCAGCGCCAAATGTTCGCATAGAGCGACTTCCGGTTGGGAAGAAGGATGGTGCGCGCGATTTGCACTTTCAGTCGAAAGCAAATCTTCTCGAGTATTCGTGGAAGTCGTGGATATTTTCTCGGAAACTTTTGAAACGGGAGACATTTGACTGTATGCATGCGTTCTTTTCGGTGCCATCGGGATTTGTTATGCGACTGCTCTCGATGGAATTTCATATCCCTTATATTGTCTCGTTGCGTGGGTCTGATGTGCCGGGGTATAGCGAGCGGTTCAAGAATTTGTATCTCTTTCTTCGTCCGGTTACGCGTTTTATTTGGAGAAATGCGGCGCAGGTCATAGCAAACAGTGAAGGTCTTCGGACACTTGCGCTCCTTACGGAGTCATCTCGAGATATTCTCGTTGTCAGAAATGGCGTTGATATCAAAGAGTTCTTTTCGGTTCCACGGAACTATTCAAGTGATATCTCTGAGCCATTTCAGGTACTCGCCATTGCTCGTCTCACGCCTCGGAAGGGTCTTCGGTCATTGCTCGAGGCAATGCGTATGCTGAAGACTTCAGAAGAGCGGAAATTTCTTCTCGACATTGCCGGAGACGGGCATGAGCGTGAGTCGCTCGAAGCATTTGTTGTGGAACACAATCTCTCCGATCGGGTGCGATTTGTCGGGCGGGTGCCGCACAGCGAGATTGTACCGCTCTATCATCGCGCGCATGTTTATGTGTTGCCGTCGCTCAATGAGGGTATGAGTAACAATGTGCTTGAGGCGCTCGCTTGCGGGCTCCCGATTATTACAACCGATACCGGCGGAACACGCGAGTTGGTCGAAGACGGTGTAAACGGGTGTATTATTCGTATGCGTGATTCGCAGCATATTGCCGAGAAGATTGCATTTCTTGCGTCGCATCCGGAAGAGGCAAAGCGCTATGGTGAGGAGAGTCGACGTCGTGCAGAGAGTCTTGGATGGAGTGAAGTGGCGAAGTCATACCGGAGGGCATATGAAGACGCGATAACTTCGAAATCATGA
- a CDS encoding ComF family protein, producing the protein MSWIAYRRFLERFFSLGKETFFPQFCSICHKEGSFLCEPCFSILSQGRRQSQVCGHCGARETPEGQICFACAGAAPHDGIFAALHYNNPCIAHIIHLFKYRFVRDLGTPLGALLATALLQSELPLPDAILPVPLHPRRERWRGWNQADILAKSLVQNFPQEITPPILNDTLIRTRFTAPQMSLQDKSLRKENIEGAFQISTGNQRQILKHQQHQLQIVGKNFWVIDDVAASGSTIATCAQTLKEHGARHVFGIVVAR; encoded by the coding sequence ATGAGTTGGATCGCATATCGGCGTTTCCTCGAGCGATTTTTTTCTCTCGGGAAAGAGACTTTCTTTCCACAATTTTGCAGTATCTGCCACAAAGAAGGCTCCTTTCTTTGCGAACCATGTTTTTCCATACTCTCACAGGGACGCCGGCAGTCTCAGGTATGCGGGCACTGTGGTGCACGCGAAACACCCGAAGGACAAATTTGCTTTGCTTGTGCGGGAGCCGCTCCTCATGACGGCATATTTGCCGCGCTTCACTACAACAACCCATGCATCGCACACATCATCCATCTCTTCAAATACCGATTTGTCCGCGACCTCGGGACGCCTCTTGGCGCACTCCTCGCCACCGCCCTTCTTCAATCAGAACTCCCACTTCCGGACGCTATACTCCCTGTCCCACTCCACCCTCGGCGTGAACGCTGGCGCGGATGGAATCAGGCAGATATCCTCGCCAAGTCGCTTGTACAAAATTTCCCGCAAGAAATCACTCCACCAATCCTCAATGACACACTCATCCGAACTCGCTTTACAGCACCGCAGATGTCGCTGCAAGACAAGAGTCTCCGAAAAGAAAACATCGAAGGAGCATTCCAAATAAGTACAGGCAATCAGAGACAAATTTTGAAACATCAACAACATCAACTGCAGATAGTCGGAAAAAACTTTTGGGTTATCGACGATGTCGCTGCATCCGGTTCAACTATCGCTACCTGCGCACAAACACTCAAAGAGCACGGTGCGCGACACGTCTTCGGCATCGTTGTCGCGAGATAA